Proteins encoded by one window of Cannabis sativa cultivar Pink pepper isolate KNU-18-1 chromosome 4, ASM2916894v1, whole genome shotgun sequence:
- the LOC133036769 gene encoding uncharacterized protein LOC133036769, translated as MSDLSDSQQLGSGGRAFDGESDQERDSFLPTDISEMEAAEIELGPMSSVEIEKMVRELTEPGAIDIRDSESTVSARDYLIRTRQAPDIEVEEVEEGWTTPARESGGEEEEAEGSGTDSVDDSQLNEPFSCEDLVSRVVKSDFTTFVRLNLLRLAFQSPKPSQRAHLPFTNPAIIPTEDVVISIPILRCGVTVPFHPFVAAILRRYDVSPFQLTPNSYRTVLAFYAMYMEYAHRAPSVEEFSYFYDIKSVGLHNGFFCFSKWATSEINGVEGMVSNMGDWKSKWFYVFKVPGIRTDFNRRPNRPARPTLNAHKKGVAEILGSLPVQDRDWRLLCTTAKLREHKLIPENASLQRSRHIKNHLRDSRSG; from the exons atgagcgatctatcggataGCCAGCAGCTCGGATCAGGAGGTCGCGCCTTTGACGGGGAATCGGACCAGGAGAGGgacagttttctccctacggacatctccgaaatggaggccgcggagatagagttaggtccTATGTCTTCTGTGGAGATCGAGAAGATGGTACGGGAGCTTACCGAACCTGGGGCAATCGATATCCGAGATAGTGAATCCACAGTGTCAGCTCGCGACTACCTCATCCGTACGAGGCAGGCTcctgacatcgaggtcgaggaggtggaggagggatGGACTACTCCAGCCCGCGAGTCAggtggggaagaagaggaagcggaAGGGAGCGGGACGGACTCGGTTGACGACTCCCAACTGAACGAGCCTTTCTCATGCGAAGACCTAGTCTCGCGAGTCGTCAAGTCTGACTTCACCACTTTCGTGAGGTTAAATCTGTTGCGGCTTGCGTTTCAAAGTCCCAAACCCTCTCAGAGAGCGCATCTTCCGTtcaccaaccctgcgatcatcccTACGGAGGACGTGGTCATttcaatacccattcttcgatgtggTGTAACAGTCCCATTTCATCCTTTCGTCGCAGCCATTCTTAGACGCTACGACGTATCGCCTTTTCAGCTAacacccaacagttatcgcactgttctagccttctatgcgatgtacatggagtacgcccatagagctccgtcagtagaggaatttagttatttttatgacataaagagcgtgggccttcataacggcttcttttgctttagtaaatgggcgacttctgaaatcaacGGGGTTGAGGGGATGGTTTCGAACATGGGTGATTGGAAGTCAAAATGGTTCTACGtttttaaggttcctgggatcagaaccgactttaatcgcagaccca atagaccagctcgaccaacGCTTAACGCTCATAAAAAGGGGGTAGCTGAAATTCTTGGgagtcttccggtacaagatcgcgactggcgattgctgtgtacgactgccaaattgcgagaacacaaactgatccctgagaacgcgagtcttcaaCGGAGCCGGCATATAAAGAACCATCTGAGAGACAGCAGGAGCGGATAG